The following are encoded in a window of Phragmites australis chromosome 22, lpPhrAust1.1, whole genome shotgun sequence genomic DNA:
- the LOC133904754 gene encoding ubiquitin-conjugating enzyme 15-like — MTSSSSPSRKALSKIACNRLQKELAEWQVSPPAGFKHKVSDNLQRWVIEVIGAAGTLYAGETYQLQVDFPEHYPMEAPQVIFLNPAPMHPHIYSNGHICLDILYDSWSPAMTVSSVCISILSMLSSSPAKQRPADNDRYVRNCRNGRSPKETRWWFHDDKV; from the exons ATGacgagctcctcctctccttcccgaAAG GCTCTGAGCAAGATCGCCTGCAATCGGCTGCAGAAGGAGCTCGCCGAGTGGCAGGTCAGCCCCCCCGCCGGGTTCAAGCACAAGGTCTCCGATAACCTCCAAAG GTGGGTAATTGAGGTCATCGGGGCGGCGGGCACCCTCTACGCCGGTGAGACATACCAGTTGCAGGTCGACTTCCCCGAGCATTATCCCATGGAGGCACCTCAG GTCATTTTTCTCAATCCGGCGCCCATGCATCCACACATTTACAGCAACGGGCACATCTGTTTAG ATATATTGTACGACTCGTGGTCACCAGCGATGACTGTGAGCTCCGTCTGTATCAGTATCCTGTCTATGTTGTCTAGTTCGCCAGCAAAG CAACGTCCAGCTGACAACGATCGCTATGTTAGGAACTGCCGCAACGGGAGGTCGCCGAAGGAGACCAGATGGTGGTTCCATGATGACAAAGTGTAA
- the LOC133904647 gene encoding uncharacterized mitochondrial protein AtMg00810-like, with protein sequence MANCKAMSMPVNTKPKVSSEHGTKLPDATSYSSLAGAFQYLTMTRRDISYAVQQVCLHMHDPRDCHMAMVKHILRYIRDTTHLGLYLRALLTTTITMYSDVDWAGCLDMHRSSSGYCIFLGDSLVSWSSKQQPMVS encoded by the coding sequence ATGGCTAACTGTAAAGCCATGTCGATGCCCGTCAACACCAAGCCTAAGGTCTCCTCCGAGCACGGCACCAAGCTTCCCGACGCCACCAGCTACAGTAGCCTTGCTGGCGCGTTCCAATATCTCACCATGACAAGACGTGACATCTCCTACGCCGTGCAACAAGTATGTTTGCATATGCACGATCCAAGAGATTGTCATATGGCAATGGTAAAGCACATCCTCCGCTACATTCGCGACACAACGCATTTGGGACTTTATCTTCGAGCTTTGCTGACGACAACAATCACGATGTACTCCGACGTGGACTGGGCAGGGTGCTTGGACATGCACCGGTCCTCATCGGGCTACTGCATCTTTCTAGGTGACTCACTGGTGTCCTGGTCCTCAAAGCAGCAGCCTATGGTGTCATGA
- the LOC133904844 gene encoding purple acid phosphatase 2-like produces the protein MHMEARIWRRRVAAALALAVLLAVAEAHPRGVTSKYRRKLEASEDMPLDADVFAVPPGRNAPQQVHITLGDQAGTAMTVSWVTMEDVGNSTVMYGCAMDKLDLAAVGTHTRYKYYNYTSGFIHHCTLTNLEHGTKYYYAMGFGDTVRTFCFTTPPKPAPDVPLRLGLIGDLGQTADSNSTLTHYEQHPGDAVLFVGDLSYADKHPFHDNNRWDTWGRFSERIIAYQPWIWTTGNHEIDYAPELGELMPFKPFTHRYPTPYRSSESSEPYWYSVKLASAHIIVLSSYSGFGKYTPQFKWLEAELKRVNRSETPWLFIASHAPWYNSNNFHYMEGEPMRVQFEKMAIDARVDIVFAGHVHAYERSHRFSNIRYNITDGKCTPVADRRAPVYITIGDGGNIEGLADELTWPQPAYSAFRESSFGHAVLDIKNRTHAYYAWYRNHDGNKVAADTMWFTNRYHMPNHDESLSAATASAKAANA, from the exons ATGCATATGGAGGCTCGCATTTGGCGGCGTCGTGTGGCCGCTGCACTCGCGCTCGCCGtgctcctcgccgtcgccgaggCGCACCCGCGCGGGGTGACGAGCAAGTACCGGCGGAAGCTGGAGGCCTCCGAGGACATGCCGCTCGACGCGGACGTCTTCGCGGTGCCGCCGGGCCGCAACGCGCCGCAGCAGGTGCACATCACGCTGGGGGACCAGGCAGGCACTGCCATGACCGTGTCCTGGGTCACCATGGAGGACGTCGGGAACAGCACCGTCATGTACGGCTGTGCCATGGACAAGCTCGACCTCGCCGCCGTGGGCACCCACACGCGCTACAAGTACTACAACTACACCTCCGGATTCATCCACCACTGCACGCTCACCAATCTCGAG CATGGGACCAAGTACTACTACGCGATGGGGTTCGGCGACACGGTGCGGACGTTCTGCTTCACGACGCCTCCCAAGCCTGCGCCTGATGTGCCGCTCCGTCTGGGCCTCATCGGCGACCTGGGACAGACGGCGGACTCCAACAGCACGCTGACACACTACGAGCAGCACCCCGGCGACGCCGTGCTCTTCGTTGGCGACCTGTCCTACGCCGACAAGCACCCCTTCCACGACAACAATCGGTGGGACACGTGGGGCCGCTTCTCCGAGCGCATCATCGCCTACCAGCCATGGATCTGGACCACCGGCAACCACGAGATCGACTACGCGCCGGAGCTC GGTGAGCTGATGCCGTTCAAGCCGTTCACCCACCGTTACCCGACGCCGTACCGGTCGAGCGAGTCGTCGGAGCCGTACTGGTACTCGGTGAAGCTGGCATCGGCACACATCATCGTGCTGTCCTCCTACTCCGGGTTCGGCAAGTACACGCCACAGTTCAAGTGGCTCGAGGCGGAGCTGAAGCGCGTCAACCGCAGCGAGACGCCGTGGCTCTTCATCGCCTCCCACGCGCCGTGGTACAACAGCAACAACTTCCACTACATGGAGGGTGAGCCCATGCGCGTGCAGTTCGAGAAGATGGCCATCGACGCCCGCGTCGACATCGTCTTCGCCGGCCACGTCCACGCCTACGAGCGCAGCCACCGCTTCTCCAACATCAGGTACAACATCACCGACGGCAAGTGCACGCCCGTCGCCGACCGCCGCGCGCCAGTCTACATCACCatcggcgacggcggcaacATCGAGGGCCTCGCCGACGAGCTGACGTGGCCGCAGCCGGCCTACTCGGCGTTCCGGGAGTCCAGCTTTGGCCACGCCGTGCTCGACATCAAGAACCGCACCCACGCCTACTACGCCTGGTACCGCAACCACGACGGCAACAAGGTCGCCGCCGACACCATGTGGTTCACCAATCGCTACCACATGCCCAACCACGACGAGTCTCTCTCCGCCGCAACCGCCAGCGCCAAGGCCGCCAATGCATGA
- the LOC133904931 gene encoding purple acid phosphatase 2-like codes for MVQTVFLKSLGEKTEKQSSASNMLRARRRLSLVALAMLLAATVTSAVAGVTSEYRRKLEATVDMPLDADVFRVPLGYNAPQQVHITVGDQTGKAMIVSWVTENELGNSTVMYGGAPDKLEFHAQGTHTRYDYFNYTSGFIHHCTLGNLKHSTKYYYAMGFGHTVRTFWFTTPPRPGPDVPFKFGLIGDLGQTFDSNSTLSHYEANGGDAVLFLGDLSYADNHPLHDNNRWDTWARFVERSVAYQPWIWTAGNHELDFAPELGENAPFKPFTHRYPTPYRAAGSTEPFWYSVKIASAHVIVLASYSAYGKYTPQWMWLQEELQRVDRKATPWLVVLMHSPWYNSNSYHYMEGETMRVQFESWLVEAKADLVLAGHVHAYERSHRVSNIEYDIVNGKSTPARNTNAPVYVTIGDGGNIEGIANNFMRPQPSYSAFREASFGHATFEIKNRTHAYYAWHRNHDGAKVVADGVWFTNRYWMSTDDSN; via the exons ATGG TGCAGACTGTGTTTCTGAAGTCGTTGGGGGAGAAAACAGAGAAGCAGAGTAGTGCAAGCAACATGTTGCGGGCTCGCCGGCGCCTGAGCCTCGTGGCGCTCGCCATGCTCCTGGCCGCCACGGTGACGAGCGCCGTTGCTGGGGTGACGAGTGAGTACCGGCGGAAGCTGGAGGCCACGGTGGATATGCCGCTGGACGCCGACGTCTTCCGCGTGCCGCTGGGGTACAATGCTCCTCAGCAG GTGCACATCACGGTGGGCGACCAGACGGGCAAGGCGATGATCGTGTCGTGGGTGACGGAGAACGAGCTGGGCAACAGCACGGTGATGTACGGCGGCGCGCCGGACAAACTGGAGTTCCATGCGCAGGGCACGCACACGCGCTACGACTACTTCAACTACACCTCGGGGTTCATCCACCACTGCACCCTCGGGAACCTCAAG CATAGCACCAAGTACTACTACGCAATGGGGTTCGGGCACACGGTGAGGACGTTCTGGTTCACCACCCCTCCCAGGCCGGGGCCTGATGTGCCGTTCAAGTTCGGACTCATAG GTGACCTTGGGCAGACGTTCGACTCGAACAGCACCCTGTCGCACTACGAGGCGAACGGCGGCGACGCCGTGCTCTTCCTGGGCGACCTCTCCTACGCCGACAACCACCCGCTGCACGACAACAACCGGTGGGACACGTGGGCCCGCTTCGTCGAGCGTAGCGTCGCCTACCAGCCCTGGATCTGGACGGCCGGCAACCACGAGCTGGACTTCGCCCCGGAGCTCGGCGAGAACGCGCCCTTCAAGCCCTTCACCCACCGCTACCCGACCCCGTACCGCGCCGCCGGCAGCACCGAGCCGTTCTGGTACTCGGTCAAGATCGCCTCCGCGCACGTCATCGTGCTGGCCTCCTACTCCGCCTACGGCAAGTACACGCCGCAGTGGATGTGGCTGCAGGAGGAGCTCCAGCGCGTGGATCGGAAGGCCACGCCGTGGCTCGTCGTGCTCATGCACTCGCCCTGGTACAACAGCAACAGCTACCACTACATGGAGGGCGAGACGATGCGCGTGCAGTTCGAGAGCTGGCTGGTCGAAGCCAAGGCAGACCTCGTCCTCGCCGGCCACGTCCACGCCTACGAGCGCAGCCACCGTGTGTCCAACATCGAGTACGACATCGTCAACGGCAAGTCGACACCCGCCCGGAACACGAACGCGCCGGTCTACGTCACCATCGGCGACGGTGGGAACATCGAGGGCATCGCCAATAACTTCATGCGGCCGCAACCGAGCTACTCGGCGTTCCGGGAGGCCAGCTTCGGGCACGCCACCTTCGAGATCAAGAACCGGACGCACGCCTACTACGCGTGGCACCGCAACCACGACGGCGCCAAGGTCGTCGCCGACGGCGTCTGGTTCACCAACAGATACTGGATGTCCACCGACGACTCCAACTGA
- the LOC133904649 gene encoding uncharacterized protein LOC133904649, with translation MWLHATLTDDLLDMVMDDDITAHGVWTKIGAFFLGNKSSRAVQLEQELHNLSQGDMSADAYCHRLKTLADALADCDQPVRDRALVHQLIRGLNPKYHVLRQLLPAMPSFPTFMEARDQLIVTENTLASSPAPTQETTLTNTDTTNASTNAPTPRQAPDRGSSYSSPRGHGGPRGRGRGRGGRGTVNGRGQNGHPAWMHQIPPWVASWLTSASAWRSPWTGATGPGVLGSRPPVGQAYNAGFVQPTTQLAPPAAPSFDMTGLLQALQAAALPQTSSQQEWYMDTGASAHISGDAGSSQQESGYEVQ, from the exons ATGTGGTTGCATGCCACCCTCACCGATGACCTCCTCGACATGGTGATGGACGACGACATCACCGCGCACGGCGTCTGGACCAAGATCGGCGCTTTCTTCCTCGGCAACAAGTCCAGTCGTGCCGTCCAACTTGAACAGGAGCTACACAACCTCTCTCAAGGTGACATGTCCGCTGATGCTTATTGTCACCGCCTGAAGACCCTTGCAGACGCCCTTGCAGACTGTGATCAACCTGTGCGGGATCGCGCCCTCGTCCACCAGCTGATCCGTGGGCTCAACCCGAAGTACCATGTGCTTCGCCAGCTGCTGCCGGCCATGCCTTCCTTCCCCACGTTCATGGAGGCCCGGGATCAGCTCATCGTCACCGAGAACACTCTTGCCTCCTCGCCCGCCCCAACGCAAGAGACGACGCTCACCAACACCGACACAACCAACGCCTCCACCAACGCGCCCACTCCGCGCCAAGCACCTGACCGCGGCTCGTCCTACTCGTCTCCGCGCGGCCACGGCGGGCCTCGCGGTAGGGGGCGCGGACGCGGTGGCCGCGGCACCGTCAACGGTCGTGGCCAGAACGGCCACCCGGCCTGGATGCATCAAATTCCGCCGTGGGTTGCGTCCTGGCTCACGTCAGCCTCCGCGTGGCGCTCGCCGTGGACCGGTGCTACTGGACCCGGTGTCCTTGGATCCCGGCCTCCCGTCGGGCAGGCCTACAACGCTGGCTTCGTGCAGCCTACGACTCAGCTTGCGCCGCCAGCTGCTCCCTCCTTCGACATGACTGGTCTTCTCCAGGCCCTGCAAGCTGCTGCTCTCCCTCAGACCTCTTCTCAACAGGAGTGGTACATGGATACCGGAGCCAGTGCCCACATATCCGGCGATGCAG GATCTTCACAGCAGGAAAGTGGTTATGAGGTCCAGTAG